The Topomyia yanbarensis strain Yona2022 chromosome 3, ASM3024719v1, whole genome shotgun sequence nucleotide sequence taaaatggtttttagttcgatttataattaaagaaaacaaaacggcgaaacatgcatctTCTTCGAgttttcgacttaggcccttattctcgtatggaatataaaggctaaacttacattttttgacaaaacCGGGCTTAcagttattattcacaaaattattctttaaacgacgattctattatataaatgattagcaatatctactatgatcatgtctactcgatagttgttgcacataaacattcgaatatttcgatattttcatgtaattcgaagaaaagatgcacgcgccctttcatttacattcggtttctatgcgcccatttgctgagccctattaaaaagtatactgtcaagctcgcccatttacccagccctacccagcaagacagagtcagtttagcccatttaccgcgcccttctgaaaattatgtacacagtttagcccttccgcaaatggtggttgctgaagggcgaaatcacaactaggatgcaaattgggcgtaagcatttttttagtttctacccactaaaagcacataggaattaaattctttgttatattgtcataaggtttaaccaaagatgcttccggaaaaacatggtcataaagtaatttatacctacaataaaaactacatttagaaaagcatcgccgaatattgaaactgatttttctccatttgagtacattgcgacttaagccctaatgaaagatctgtgttgAAACATCTaacgcattggactaacgtaggatgacttaatctgactgggcggttgacgtaaacgattattgtcaaaaaagggcaatCATACGtattaccacagagaacagacatccatgatcgaacaaaaatatttaaaaaacgtgtgtaaacatttgaattattatACGATAAACACGTGATGCACGTATCCTATGtaatgacggatagttgggataggtgggtgtggcggcgctaacacccacctatcccaactatccgtcaaatccattcgggaaacggttcgaaatcctgaatggattcagtatggaatcttgcttaaagaaaacaaccgattccgactctatcggttgatgcatttgagatggaattcatgctggaagtccgaaccggttccggactagtttgactgggtagaggaataaccgatatcaattctgtcgaactcagccacaaaaaacatgacgacagtagcgcacctggtttggatatcccagctaccttcgaaaccgttagagattttacacaagttgaatgatgaagatggacgtctgttctctgtggtattacgaactaaacagtttaaccgccattatggcacgtaaaaagctggattttTGCCTCTTATTCTACtgtgattttatgcatttttcggCATACCCATATCCGTGGcggttgacgtaaacgattattgtcaaaaaaatggccattaaacgtattacgaactgaacaattttgaccgccattatggcacgtaaaaagctggatatgctggaaaatgcataaaatcacaGAGAGATTCAGTCTtcctacgttagtccaatgcgttgcatgtttattcaatgaaagcccgacatcttcaactgggtgttgctgtcaagctggcgtaaacgattattgtcaaaaagggcaaataaacgtattacgaactgaacaatacAGACGCAAAAAGCTGCcccaataaaaaatatacacgTGCTTTAGCCCATATAGTGCCACGATTCtacatagggtaaagtgcctatattcaccatactaagcagggtgcctcactaattcattaatttctcggtctacaatcaatggaatgcgaaaaaattGGCATCagcagctttgcttcgttgttaagaaccaatataataacacaaatgcgccgaaaacagtgaaattctcgtgtttgagcgcaacgaaatctcaaatcgagtgcccctattgttgcgctaccatttgactcaatgcgttgtacaaagatggcagacactgctctaatcaacggcttcaaatgggtagggtgataatagaaacatggcgaaaatgggctcaacacccTATTGTTtagatgataccctgaacaggtcatTAGGCTCTTAAATCATACGATGTTCATTAGGGTGGATACTTCTAGTGAGGGGATAGCCCAAAAATGTCGTATGCATAAATTTCAcaacagaagaaacgagaggcagatataAACTAATGCTATCGATGAGTAAATAAAGTTCTCCACGTAGAAGGGTTTAAATAGATGCTTGTGAGAGAACAGTGTCTTAAAACGCCGTTtttgtgctcaaaattaatagcatcCAAACTGGTCTAAACCGTTCACATTAGAAGTATAGTTCGATCAGATAAATTGTTGACCCCTGATGATGAATCCAACAACGAGCGAATCTAGACTCTTCGGATGTTGTATTCGAAACAAAATGTTATCGCGGTGGTATAAAATGGAAAATGCATGCCCACTTCAGAACACAGCTTCAACTTTTGAACGTAAATTACATAGGGTACGTGCATTGATAATATATAGTATGCaattaaaaatttgggagtttCGATCACATACTAGAACTACGCAATGTGGCAGATTCGTGTAGGCTTAATCTTTTGAAAGTGGTGGAAATGTCAACAGTGGTTTGCAACAATTTAAATTAGCAATATGAAATTCACCTAGACACTGCGAGCATTTTATAGTGGAGCTACGATACGATGGTATGGTAAAAAATTGAGCTGTTTACGCGTTTTAAGTTTTGGAAGCACACAGAATATGTTCTGATGCACATCCACTTTACATATACCCGAATTTACCACGTTCCGTACCCTAGTCTAGTATGTGATTAAAGCTACTTATTTGTTTGTATTGCATATATATTATTGATGCACGTATCCTATGTAAGTTACGATCAAAAGTATTTTGTAGTGCAGATGGATATTTGATCTTATACCACGGCCGTGGCATTTTATTTTGAACGTAACAGTCGGGGAGTCCCGCTTCAACAATTATATCGTTATAGGAAAGTataaagctagtactttcagtatcTTATGACTGCCACTTGCTCCTTAACGGGTTGTTTAAGGTGTAAGTAACTCAACAATTATCGACAAGTTTGAAATATCTTTTTAAGTTCAACAGACAGGAAAAAACGTGTTTTAGTACAGCGAATAACTTTATAGAAGATACAAAAAACGTAAAATAACTCATCTAAGAAGAGATTGTCGATGCCATCAGTGGAGTACGTGTTAAGTGATGTTCGTCAGTATCAGATAATAAGCTAGAAACAGTTAGTGAAGCAGAACGATCAAAAACCAGtggtttcattttaaaatataaagttaaaGCATATAGTAAGCGGAGAGCAATATATTTAGTACGTTGACGCTGCATCTAGATCGCGCTCTTGATCAAAAAAGCCGCGGCATAGTTTATTAGAAGCCCTTACCGATTGATCACTGAGCAACATCAGTGATGAACACACTAGGTAGGCAAACCGCCCAACGTGGGCTTTTCAcccaatatttcatgtttttatctGATCTGATTCGTGATAGTATTGAAAAATGCTTTCCTTTGAATAACAATAAGACACTCGTTTGTTAGGAATGATAAGAATGACGCTTCGATTTTGATCAGACGATTCTGAGCTTCACCTTCCCGTGACGCTAAACACATCTAAGCGAATTCTAACATTTGATGTCCCGAAAGAAAAGATGTTCTCTTTGCTGATAGTGTAGTATTTCCTAAATTGAGTTCAGAAGTTCAAGcacatgaatgaaatgaatgaccgaaaataaaagtcctaGGAACGGGGCATGTTTTCTAAAACCTCCTTTGAATATTAAGGAGGGACGcagttgtatggaaaaagtaaatttggctgcATTAAGTCAGCACAAATATATGTTTCCTTTTGGGGTTACAAAATTTGGAGTCGATTGGTTATGATCCAGCGCAGCACATTGCGTTTTTAATTTATGTGGGAAATTATGTAGGAAAATCTATTTTTTagcattttcatttcatttttgcttgaagcgtGCGACCCATAATGCATATGCATAAGGGTATGTGTAACCTAGGAAAGTATGgagtcaaaatatttttgaaaaatgttactGCCTTCAAAGTTTGATGGTTTGAATTGAACGCAAAATTCCAGTTTTTGAAAACACTGCCCATGTACAAATGGTAGGTAGATTTTAGGTGAAATAACAGAAGTAGCTTCGTATGAAATATCGAATTAGTATGTCCAGGATAATTATTTAAAAACGTttcatattacgttttgaaaGGATGATCTTTTTGGTGCTGTTCCTCAACTGAAATAAACATTGTTATTAAATCGGGTTTCTTGTGGATTTCTTGTTGAAATCAGTAATAAGTTTCCCGCCCCGTTCAGTCACATCAAGGTGATTaaagttcattaaaaataatatccTAACCATCATTATCGACTTTACTACTATTGATCTAAGTGACATTAAAGGAGGTACATAATAACGCTATTCTTCTTTCTCATTACGCATATGAGCTTAAACAAATGTGTTTGAGTCCACCTGAACAAACCAACTCGGCAATTTTGCAGCTATTTCAGTTCGAACCTCATTATGTGTATAATATAGCCCTccccacacacacacaaccCTCCGTCTATTTCATCATCTAACTTTTAACACccaaattaaataaaacaaaagaactaAGTTGTTTCGGGTTCAAGTCTTGGTACGAATGATACACCGGCAGTGTTGATAAAGTAAATGATTATGGCCTCTTAATTCGGTGCATCGAACTTTGTTCAGACAAAATCCAGCGGCATACATCCTTCGACAAAGATATTGGAGAAATCCTTAACTACACTTCGATTCAATTAGTTTGAGTAATGCAGATAAAACTGTATTCTCTAGaattgaaaatgttaaaaagtaggttttcccatacataTTCCCatgcaaatttcaaacgcaatgtgCTACGCCGGGTCATAACCAGTTGACCCCTAATGGAACCAAAAAACCTTTTGCTGAAGAAACGATCATTTCGCCCAACCCAATTgaatatattagaatgtaaaaattgaATTAAGACTTCAAGCTTAAAATCGGACTGGGGATCTTCGATGAAATCCCTTCAGTAGAAACCAGGAGAAAATACAAAGTAGTTTTCTTTAACCGGCTTTTATTTCCCTACCAGcgaactatttttttaaacggTTTTTATGCTGGAGGTTTACTATTGCGACTTTTTCGAGAGAGAATTTCAATTCTTATGCTGTTCGATTTCTACGCTATCCAAACCGATTTTTATACTGTTAAAAAGTTTACATCCGATTTTTAAGTAGGAAGAATACAGCATTATCGCTGGTTCGCTGTCTGCGTTTTAAATACATACTCTGTATGTATTCAAAACGCAGTTTCAAGCGTGTTTCGAAATCCGCCACAAAAAGAATGGCGTcgcataacagttttaaattttaaagtaaAACTTCGGAATTATAAAACAAAGCCCTGCTTGGTATGTGATTGTTTCAGTCcgagttctactttgaaactactATATGAAACAAAACGCTGCTCAACATGCTCTAAACACTCAATTTGAATgtgtacactgaaaaaactagACACGTTAACATCGTGTGGAAAACACTTGATTAGATTCAATACTAGAGcttttttcattacatcatatcTAACAAAAACGTCAAAAGGAGAAAATCACGTGCGAACATTTCCttgcaactttcaaatttatttaacaattaaagcacacagaaggctaTTAATTCTACTATCACCTCTGCATTTACTCATTGCAGGGTCGTATAAGCATATTAAATGTTTTTCGCGCAGATAATAGGGAGATAAttgataactattattttattacattttgccggtcacttttgctattatgctcttttacatatgtggtcttggcaacaccgtttctagatggcacattttactgtgacgttttgcgagacgggcttgtagttgtgatatatttcatgtgctgtattgcaaccgagagtgtagatatgaggtttggcattggaaaaaCATGCTAACTACAGTCGACTTGGAGGAACATCACAACACAAAacatcacatctacaaaatattagcaaagcTTTGGTATACTATATGTGATATTTTGACTTAAGATTAAATTGACATATAaagagttttcatttttttctattattattcaattaatttacaTATAgaaacccgaatagaaatgtacaataacaaaaccacaattttcactgtgacagtacaataattttacaataatttacattAAAGTTAATATTATGCTTcaacacaaaaacaataaactttaacgtttctacagtaaatttcaatgtaaaatcaactacatttaaaaaatcgatttcattccattttttttctcgcaAACAATAacatttaatgtgaatttactgtatcaTTTTTCCACTGAACAGTAAAATTAATCGTTATATGAAGTTTTATTGTAAATATACTGCGAAAGCTCTACGTCGAACAAGGTTGAAACAATAATAGTCATAACTTctattgttttatgtttgtttgCAGGGTAAATACTATTGTAAATTTCTATCCGGGTATGCACTGTATGTTTTTCACATGAAAGCTATGTGGAAAGTTCATACTATACCAAAGTCCTTATATGGAAAGGTCGCAGCACGTGTCAAAACGAAAACTTCCTCTGTACTCGTATGTGTGATAGATtctactagaaaaactctagaaagagaactgcggagactccattttggatctattggattcgcgtttagctgtcaaaaaacgaatccaatcgaacattgcctatccttataacattggacgtgttgccatacaatgccggggcatacgttgccaaaaatgctgtttttctctccgcagttctcttactagagtttttctagtttctaCGGCCAATGGTAGCGTCTACAcaccaaaataaaacaacctacattttaagttcttttaacttaaatttaggtacttttgagtttgagtgtgtcgctttcgcacttaatagtgttgtcaaaacaaaacgagagattcaactcagtcgaggtcttccgtgcagtaggATACTTTTTAGTTGTTTggatatactcaaaattaggcaaattcaacttaaatttaagcaaattaaactcaaggttgagttatgatttcgctgtagttaaatggaaactatcacagtctatagagaacagttgcgcaaagcatgaagtcaaaaaaagcctgcctatcgagcacaattggaatccatctcttATACCTCTGCAACAAAGTTGGATTCTtattttgctcgataggtagacttttttcagcttcactttctgcacactctttgcgtacctttatactagGGCCTTTAGAAACTATCTTCAACACGGTTTGCCTAATTTTACATTCCtgcacgataccccgagattgagtcaaaagttctcaattttcagtagtttttcggtggcgtgtaggtCATCAATACCACGTTTTATAGGCTGTCTCTATTGTTATTATACGTCTCAGCACCATAGCAAccaattggcgattctacgttgaaaccgctcgcagatagcgctggaaggaaagtgttactgatttgattctgttctgtcatagtgcatatattttctgtaaacattggtaaaggatgacttttaaacaccaaattaccgatcaatttgttgataattgtttatgaaaatgaaggaaaaccatcatttcataagatgatgagtaaacattttgcgaaaagagtgtaaaacatagtggtttctaatattattcgtagagctatatgcgcgctgtttcgaaatgtaattgctgagcaccgtagccgccgcaacagcatttcccgttcgtcctaagttaagctaaaccttcatgagatggtgtaaattcatgaaactctccagatcaggcgaggaaagaatatatccggctaataggaaagtgtcagctttgtatcatgcacagccgatccttctctccgatagtcttcactgaatctcctacatagttcaaaatatgaaggagtttgacattggtactgattgggtctcggtttcgagttggaactttatttatggaacgattttttataaccacaataataccccgattacatttcgaagaaatgtatgagtgaaatagttgcaaatggctgtaatttcagcataattgcaaataaaactaaatttcttactcgtttcattcatattttggcagtggtaagctttttccgagaagataatgaagattttgttgtaagctacgactcacttacgggtgaaaaaagcaaactgtatcactttgccagttcatgagctgaatcataggtgtcgcatgactaattttggctttgccgcaaatcgccaataggaATTCAACTGGAAATAGGAAACTAAGTCGTATTAATGTGAAAGTTGTAtgaatataatttgaaataccACATGAACTACGTTTTAATGGTTTTTCATGTAAAATTCGatgaaaaatcatttgtttgctttttaCGTGAGTGCACATGACAATGATATTAAATTTCCTATGGTTAAAAccgtgtgattttttatcagtgCAGATTATTTTTAGTGCATCTACAGAGTAGATGGATTCTGAATAATAATTACAAGCGAGCCGGCAACCCTGTCGTTGGTCATGCGCGCGCTTTTGACAGCTTTCCACTGACAGGCAGCTGATTCGTATTTTTTCGCTCTCACGTTGGCAGCACGCCAAGTTCGAAGTAATCGCGGATCGTATCGTAAAAAGTGGAAAATCGCtccaaaaaattggatttttcGGGTTGTTTTCCATGCGTGAGCCTGAAAATCAGAGCACCTTCATTCACAGTACAACAAAGGACATGTATTAAGCGTCAGGTGGTAGGCTCAGCAACGTTTGGATCGATTTTCTTCGGGATCGAATTGGCCCTGATGTTGGCACGTGTTTGAGGTTAGACTCCCTTACCATTACTTATGCCCAACGTTGGGAGGCAAATTTTTGGCAAGCTATAGAACGTGCCACTAGAAGCATTATAGAAGCAGTTCGTTACATAAAACACTACTTGGTGGAAGGTGCGGAGCGGCTGTTGTAGAAAATGACAACTCAAGATCGAATATTGACGGTCGCGCTGCAAACTAATTACGACATACGCCGGCGGCTAATAGCGAATGGGGAAACATGGGAATGTTTACCGTATCTTTCCGATTCAAAACCTATTGATCCGAAGTGTCCACCCACGAAGGCAGAGCTGGAAGCGGCCGGATTACTTCCAACGCAGGCGAATCAGAATGGTACCGAAGAGGAGCAGAAGCTAGATCCAGAGGCATTGTTCGAGCAGATGTTCGATTTGGATATTGATTATCTGAAAAGCTTGGATCCTAAGGATTGGAAGAATCAGGATCATTATGCAGTGCTGGGGTTGAAAAAAATGCGGTCAGTGGTGTTTGttgtttattgaaattaaagtaGCTAACGCTTTTTTGTTACTTGCAGATTCGTAGCCACTGAGGACGACATCAAACGAGCCTATCGCAAGATTGTACTGAAACATCATCCGGACAAGCGAAAAGGCTTGGGTGAAGAGGTTAAGAATGATGACGATTATTTCCACTGCATTACGATGGCCTACGAGACGTTGGGAACGCTGAAGAATAGACGAGCTTTTGACTCGGTAGATCCGGAATTCGACGATACCTTACCATCTCAGAGTGAGGTAAAGAAGGATTTTTACAAGGCGCTGAGAAATGTTTTCAAGCGAAATGCACGATGGAGCGAATCCAAAAAGCCAGCACCTCAGCTTGGCGACGATAATACTGAGCGGGATAAGGTAGAAAAATTCTACGATTATTGGTACAATTTCTCAAGTTGGAGAGAGTTTAGCTATCTAGACGAAGAAGACAAAGATAAGGGTCAGGATCGTGAAGAGCGTAGATGGATTGAGAAGCAAAACAAGGCTATCAGATTGCAGCGAAAGAAGGAAGAATCGGCCAGGATCAGGACGTTGGTTGATTTGGCCTATAACAACGATCCTCGAgtggtaaaattcaaaaaagaagACAAAGATCGTAAATTAGCAGCTAAGCGTGCCAAACAGGATGCGTATCAGGCTCAGAAAGCAGAAGAGGAACGATTAGCGAAGGAAGTCGCGCTGGCCAAACAAAAAGCAGCTGAAGCAGAACAAAAGCGCATAGAGACCATCCAGATTGAGAAGGAAAAGATGAAGCGTGCCTTAAAAAAAGAACGCAAAACACTTCGGGATGCTGCTAAGGCCAACGATTACTACGTGAACGATGAAAAGGAACGATTGAAGCATTtggaaggtgtggaaaagcttTGCGAGTCACTCAAGGTTCAGGAGCTACAAGAATTCAACAAAGAGTTGGCGTTTTTTGGTCGCGTTGCATTCTGTAATGCTCTTGCGGCATTAGAGCAGAAATTGGAAGAGGAACGTCGTTCACTGGCAGCTCAAAGTCAATCTATTCCGAACAATCCGGGGCTAAAAGTTGTTAATCGCAAAGCTCTCTGGAACAATGACAACGTCCAGTTGCTAATAAAAGCTGTTAATTTATTCCCGGCTGGGACCATCTCTCGCTGGGAAGTTATTGCCAACTATCTGAACCAGCACGGTACCAACCTTAATGACATGAAATTCTACGCCAAGGACATTTTGAACAAAGCCAAGGAACTACAAAGCGGGGATTTTTCGAAGAGCGATCTCAAAACCGTTGTCAATCAGCAGGCGTACGAGTCCTTCGAGAAGACGAGAAAGGATCTGAAGGTGGTGGACAAAGCCGAAATCAGCACTAAAGATGACGAAACCTCACCACCGACAAAGGCTGTGAATGGCCAACCACCTACAATGAACGGTACACATGAACCATCCGAAGAAAAGGAAAACGTAAGCAAATCACAGGAGGCGAAGCCTGTTGCTCAGCCGGAAAAGGAAGCTCCGGCGAAGGAAgtcaaaaaagaaaagaaagaaaaggagAGCAAAGTGTGGAGCAAGGAAGAGCAAGCTTTGCTGGAACAGGCCATCAAGACTTACCCGGTCTCCACACCGGATCGCTGGGATAGGATAGCGGAATGTATCCCGAACCGGACGAAGAAGGAATGTCTGCGGCGGGTAAAGGAGCTGGTCGATTTGGTCAATGCCAAGAAGGACGCCCAGCAGGCTGCCAAGTAAGAGCAACAAAAGCGTGGATTGTGGATAGCTGGTGACAACGGCGATTCGCATTCAACAGCTGCTAGCCAATAAACAACTATTTGATTTATCCCTTGCGACTATTTTATGTTAGTTTTTGTAAATAAATCATTTAAAATTACTGAAAAGAGTTGTTTTAAGTTAATTTATTCCGaaattctagaatatttatgATGTATTGATATTTGTTAATGGCTTGTGCTTATGATGGTCTGACCCTTGGCCAAAATTAAAATCGTCATGAGTTCGATCTCATATCAGAAAGGTTGCTAATAACTGCACTGGCTGCAAAGTCTGCCGAGGCAGATGGTTAAAGTTTCGTAAATAACTCTTCATTTCCGTTACAGATCATCTACTCCTCCCTGTACGAGGTGGTAGTCGATTTCACCCGTGACTATGAGTCGATTCGGCAGGCTCTACACAAGATCGAACACTACGACAAAACTAGTCTCGAGAGTGTGCTGGTAGCGGTGAACAACATGTTCAAGACCCACTGGGGAAACCACAACTATTGTCAGATCATTTTCCTCACCGACTGTGGAATCGGAATGGGTCCGAGCTCGCTGAAAAATACGATCATCAATCTGCAGAACTATAAAGCCCAGAGCAGCAGTACAGGGGTGAAGGTACCGTTGTCGGAGAATCACTGGGTTGGGTTTTCATACCCCAGTAAACTGACTTTCATGTGCTTCGGAAACATTACCGACACGGCGTTCAAGTTCGGTAAGGTTCTTTCTTTCAAAATACATTCAAGTAGCTTacatttaatacaattttaggaACAAAGTTGTATCAACAGCTACTGGACGTAAGCGGTCAGAATGGTCAAATTTTTATTCCTAAGTTAAAAAACCTATCGATTGAGGATCCAATCGGTGAGGATACCGACGAAAATAGCAAACAGCTGAACCGAAAATGTATTCAGGAACTGTTCGAACGTATGTGCGAGCAGAACTACAAACAGTTTGAAGCCACACTTCGGTGTGGTGGATACTTCCGGTTGGAAGGAGCCATCTCAATATGGCCAGCACCATTGGTGAGTCAATCATTCGAATCAGTACACGTTGATGTATTAATAACTTGCCATTTATTTTGCAGCCCTATACATCGAAGGACCTTTTCGGGGCGGAAACGACTACCCTTATCTCTCGAAAGCTGGAAGTATGTGGTTTCATTAGTCTCGCTGACATCGGTTCTCCGATGTCGGTGTCTCGCCATCTGATCCTGCCCCGCAGCGAGGGGGACAAACGCATCCTGTCGAAGGATAGTAATTTAACCGCGGAGGAAAAGTTGGAGAATGATATCAAAGCATTTTACGCTAAACCCGATAGTGCTGGTTCTGCCGGCGGTGCAGACAACGATGACGATACTGGTCCTGGGGGTGATGCAACACGTGAATCGGTATGTGTTATGCTGCATGGAGCTCTGAAAGTTGAAAACATGGCTGCGTTGGTACTGCTGAATGACAATTGGTATGGCTTCATCTACTCGTACGCGGATAGCAAAAAGAAGTCTAATCTGATGCTGAATGTTCTTCCACCCGGGAACGACGTTATTCCATGGTTGGGTGATTTTCGATTCCTGGGCAATGCTGACGACGCCTTTTCGGGCGAGAATCCAAGCTTTCCGATTAAGGCGGACAAACGAAGTTACTCGCAGAATATCGTGGTATGGATCAGACAGGCTGGACTCCAATCGGACATTCAAAAGGTTCTACGGCATGCTAAGAAGCTTCCGGAGAAAACTCAACACTTCTACAAAGAACTGAATCGGATCCGCAGGGCTGCCTTGTCGCTGGGATTCGTTGAATTGCTGGAAGGATTGGCGCACATATTC carries:
- the LOC131689328 gene encoding dnaJ homolog subfamily C member 2; this translates as MTTQDRILTVALQTNYDIRRRLIANGETWECLPYLSDSKPIDPKCPPTKAELEAAGLLPTQANQNGTEEEQKLDPEALFEQMFDLDIDYLKSLDPKDWKNQDHYAVLGLKKMRFVATEDDIKRAYRKIVLKHHPDKRKGLGEEVKNDDDYFHCITMAYETLGTLKNRRAFDSVDPEFDDTLPSQSEVKKDFYKALRNVFKRNARWSESKKPAPQLGDDNTERDKVEKFYDYWYNFSSWREFSYLDEEDKDKGQDREERRWIEKQNKAIRLQRKKEESARIRTLVDLAYNNDPRVVKFKKEDKDRKLAAKRAKQDAYQAQKAEEERLAKEVALAKQKAAEAEQKRIETIQIEKEKMKRALKKERKTLRDAAKANDYYVNDEKERLKHLEGVEKLCESLKVQELQEFNKELAFFGRVAFCNALAALEQKLEEERRSLAAQSQSIPNNPGLKVVNRKALWNNDNVQLLIKAVNLFPAGTISRWEVIANYLNQHGTNLNDMKFYAKDILNKAKELQSGDFSKSDLKTVVNQQAYESFEKTRKDLKVVDKAEISTKDDETSPPTKAVNGQPPTMNGTHEPSEEKENVSKSQEAKPVAQPEKEAPAKEVKKEKKEKESKVWSKEEQALLEQAIKTYPVSTPDRWDRIAECIPNRTKKECLRRVKELVDLVNAKKDAQQAAK
- the LOC131689329 gene encoding integrator complex subunit 14; this encodes MPTIIALDVSLSMTRAVPAPGGNSVAASGASGEESLTYHQLAIQGVNTILDYLAKHSRLEFVSLIIYSSLYEVVVDFTRDYESIRQALHKIEHYDKTSLESVLVAVNNMFKTHWGNHNYCQIIFLTDCGIGMGPSSLKNTIINLQNYKAQSSSTGVKVPLSENHWVGFSYPSKLTFMCFGNITDTAFKFGTKLYQQLLDVSGQNGQIFIPKLKNLSIEDPIGEDTDENSKQLNRKCIQELFERMCEQNYKQFEATLRCGGYFRLEGAISIWPAPLPYTSKDLFGAETTTLISRKLEVCGFISLADIGSPMSVSRHLILPRSEGDKRILSKDSNLTAEEKLENDIKAFYAKPDSAGSAGGADNDDDTGPGGDATRESVCVMLHGALKVENMAALVLLNDNWYGFIYSYADSKKKSNLMLNVLPPGNDVIPWLGDFRFLGNADDAFSGENPSFPIKADKRSYSQNIVVWIRQAGLQSDIQKVLRHAKKLPEKTQHFYKELNRIRRAALSLGFVELLEGLAHIFEREVATLGGSASPDCSIQLKHAANELRKPNNRDLKAIIQAMPTKYNQIA